The Ammoniphilus oxalaticus genome contains a region encoding:
- a CDS encoding segregation and condensation protein A has translation MDYKVRLHVFEGPLDLLLHLIDQAEVDIYDIPISEITDQYMEYIDTMQQFQIDVASEFLVMAATLVEIKSNMLLPKKKQAPLEPMLDGEEDEADPRQALIERLLKYRQYKTMAEHLKEKEAKQSQLFSRPALDLSPYRPAEEELALTGVSLYDLARAFTQVLKRAHEGDGPIVAVHRDEVSITDRMIEIEQRLMAAGSLRFSTLFRTAAPNRAEIVTSFMAILEMMTKGQIRCEQSALFAEIVIRLNEN, from the coding sequence ATGGACTATAAAGTAAGACTGCATGTGTTTGAAGGGCCGTTAGATTTGTTGTTGCATCTGATTGATCAAGCTGAGGTTGATATTTACGATATTCCAATTTCAGAGATTACTGACCAGTATATGGAATATATCGATACGATGCAACAATTTCAAATCGACGTTGCCAGTGAGTTTCTCGTGATGGCGGCGACGTTGGTTGAGATTAAGAGCAACATGCTGCTACCCAAAAAGAAGCAAGCGCCGTTGGAACCGATGTTAGATGGAGAGGAAGACGAGGCGGATCCGCGTCAAGCGCTGATCGAACGCCTGTTAAAATATAGGCAATACAAAACAATGGCCGAGCATTTGAAAGAAAAGGAAGCGAAACAAAGTCAGTTGTTTAGCAGACCAGCCCTCGATTTAAGCCCATACCGTCCCGCCGAAGAAGAGCTCGCTCTTACGGGAGTCAGTTTATATGATTTAGCGCGCGCGTTCACGCAAGTTTTAAAACGAGCGCATGAGGGGGATGGGCCGATCGTGGCGGTGCATCGTGATGAAGTCTCGATTACAGATCGCATGATTGAAATCGAGCAGCGGTTAATGGCGGCGGGCAGCTTGCGTTTCTCAACATTGTTTCGGACTGCCGCCCCCAATCGAGCGGAAATCGTCACTTCTTTTATGGCTATTTTGGAGATGATGACGAAAGGGCAAATCCGCTGCGAGCAATCGGCCTTGTTTGCTGAGATTGTAATCCGTTTGAACGAAAACTGA
- the scpB gene encoding SMC-Scp complex subunit ScpB, which yields MTRDELKRVIEGCIFVSGSEGIDAPALAETLDIDPQTALELVYELQQQFKDEQRGLQIIELGGTFQLTTRLEHAPYFEKLAIAASRAGLTQAALETLAIIAYKQPITRAEIEDIRGVRSEKSIQTLISRGLAQEQGRAEVIGRPILYGTTREFMEYFGLKQLDDLPPLPSYTLDTELENEVEFLFQKLQNET from the coding sequence GTGACGCGTGATGAGCTTAAAAGGGTGATCGAAGGGTGTATATTTGTATCAGGAAGTGAAGGGATCGACGCCCCCGCTCTCGCGGAGACGCTTGACATCGATCCACAGACCGCCTTAGAGCTAGTCTATGAATTGCAACAACAGTTTAAAGACGAGCAACGCGGGCTGCAAATCATTGAATTGGGCGGAACGTTTCAATTAACGACGCGCCTCGAGCACGCGCCTTATTTTGAAAAACTAGCGATTGCCGCGTCTCGGGCGGGACTGACCCAAGCCGCTTTAGAGACGTTAGCGATCATTGCTTATAAACAGCCGATTACGCGGGCGGAAATAGAAGATATTCGCGGTGTTCGCTCGGAAAAGTCGATCCAGACGTTAATTAGTCGCGGGTTAGCGCAAGAGCAGGGAAGAGCCGAGGTGATCGGTCGCCCTATTTTATATGGAACGACGCGTGAGTTTATGGAGTATTTTGGATTGAAACAGTTGGATGATTTACCGCCGCTGCCGTCTTATACGCTCGATACGGAGCTGGAAAATGAAGTGGAGTTTCTTTTCCAGAAGTTACAAAACGAAACATAG
- a CDS encoding D-alanyl-D-alanine carboxypeptidase family protein, with product MKSRKGKIALLILCVQLLHLFTLGKVEASPGVSAQAAVLIDVDSGRILYDKRGNERMRVASLTKIMTAIVAIEQGDLSEIVSTPEYAVGTEGSSIYLRPGEKLSLEHLLYGLMLRSGNDVAVSIADHIGGSLEGFARLMNEKAEYIGLSGTHFTNPHGLDDSDNHYSTAADLAKLTAYSLKNPAFQTIAETKVINIPNEGYDWDRKLLNKNKMLHLYKGSDGVKTGYTKLAGRCLVSSATRDGRQLAVVTLNAPNDWEDHTNLLNYGFQQFTEVKLVNQDDPIKDEESPLYPINSFSYPLKEEERDHIRQEVKKESNLKQLLPGGVIGYLHLYLGDQLIGKIGLVKERVEIEPSSAETSSNSFFSLFKALIWGGI from the coding sequence ATGAAAAGTAGAAAAGGAAAGATTGCCCTGCTCATCCTTTGTGTTCAACTTTTGCATTTGTTTACGCTTGGGAAGGTGGAGGCGAGTCCCGGAGTTTCCGCTCAGGCTGCGGTTTTAATTGATGTGGACTCAGGGCGGATCTTATATGACAAGCGAGGCAATGAGCGGATGCGGGTCGCCAGCTTAACAAAAATTATGACGGCGATCGTTGCGATTGAACAAGGAGATTTGAGTGAAATTGTGAGTACGCCTGAATATGCGGTGGGCACCGAGGGGTCTTCGATTTATTTGCGGCCAGGCGAAAAATTGAGTCTTGAACATTTATTGTACGGGCTGATGTTGCGTTCTGGAAACGATGTCGCGGTATCGATCGCCGATCATATTGGCGGTTCGTTAGAAGGATTCGCTCGGTTGATGAATGAAAAGGCGGAATACATAGGGTTAAGCGGCACTCATTTTACCAATCCGCACGGGCTCGACGACAGCGACAATCATTATTCAACCGCTGCTGATTTAGCGAAACTAACTGCATATTCGTTAAAAAATCCCGCATTCCAAACGATCGCGGAGACAAAAGTAATCAACATTCCGAATGAAGGCTACGATTGGGATCGTAAATTACTCAATAAAAATAAAATGCTGCATCTTTATAAGGGTTCAGATGGGGTCAAAACAGGCTATACAAAATTGGCGGGTCGCTGTCTTGTTTCATCCGCAACGCGGGATGGCAGGCAGCTGGCTGTGGTGACCTTAAACGCGCCGAATGATTGGGAAGATCATACGAATTTATTAAACTACGGTTTTCAACAGTTTACGGAAGTGAAATTGGTCAATCAGGATGATCCAATTAAAGACGAAGAATCACCGTTATACCCGATAAACTCTTTTTCCTATCCACTCAAAGAAGAGGAGCGGGATCACATCAGGCAAGAAGTTAAAAAAGAGAGCAACCTTAAACAATTGTTACCTGGCGGTGTGATTGGCTATTTGCATCTCTACTTAGGGGATCAATTGATCGGTAAAATTGGGCTCGTGAAAGAGAGAGTTGAAATCGAGCCATCCAGCGCGGAGACATCGTCTAACTCTTTTTTCTCCCTGTTTAAAGCGTTGATTTGGGGTGGGATTTAG
- a CDS encoding nucleoside recognition domain-containing protein, with translation MVNYIWLGMILIGIFVAGLNGKIDVVSQAAFEGAKTGVTVCFGLISILAFWLGMMKIAEKSGLLAKLQRLLGPFARVLFPDVPKDHPAMGYILSNLSANLLGLGNAATPMGLKAMEELQKLNPDPKKATPAMCTLLALNTSSITLIPTTVIAIRMNYESSNPVEIVGTTIFAGMVATLVAILLDRYYRFKTLRRKEG, from the coding sequence ATGGTCAATTACATTTGGCTTGGGATGATTTTGATCGGGATTTTTGTGGCTGGCTTAAATGGAAAAATTGACGTGGTCAGTCAGGCCGCTTTTGAAGGGGCAAAGACGGGGGTCACCGTCTGTTTTGGGCTGATTAGTATTCTCGCTTTTTGGCTAGGGATGATGAAAATCGCGGAAAAATCTGGCTTGTTGGCAAAATTGCAGCGTCTGCTCGGTCCGTTTGCGCGCGTTTTATTCCCGGATGTCCCGAAAGATCATCCTGCGATGGGCTATATTTTGTCAAATTTAAGCGCGAACTTGCTTGGGCTTGGCAACGCGGCGACACCGATGGGACTGAAAGCGATGGAGGAGTTACAAAAACTAAACCCTGATCCGAAAAAGGCGACGCCGGCAATGTGTACCTTGCTTGCGTTAAACACTTCAAGCATCACCTTGATCCCGACGACAGTGATTGCGATACGGATGAATTATGAGTCGTCCAATCCGGTCGAAATCGTTGGCACAACCATTTTTGCGGGGATGGTCGCCACGCTCGTAGCGATTTTGTTGGACCGTTATTATCGATTTAAAACATTACGTAGAAAGGAAGGGTGA
- a CDS encoding spore maturation protein produces the protein MYAIISSASIWAIPLILATILIYGMYKKIPVYEVFVDGAKDGFGTAIKIIPHLVGMLVAVSIFRQSGALDMLTGLLEPLLQLVRAPGEIIPLAMLRPITGSGALAVTADMIATYGPDSFLGRLASTMQGSTDTTLYVLTVYFGAVGIRNSMYSLKVGLWADLAGIVASIFIVTLVFG, from the coding sequence GTGTACGCCATTATTTCCAGCGCGTCAATTTGGGCGATTCCGCTTATTTTGGCGACAATCCTCATCTACGGCATGTATAAAAAAATACCGGTCTATGAAGTGTTTGTCGACGGGGCTAAAGATGGGTTCGGCACGGCGATCAAAATCATTCCGCATCTCGTCGGAATGCTCGTTGCCGTTTCCATTTTTCGTCAGTCAGGGGCCTTGGATATGCTGACGGGATTGCTAGAGCCTCTGCTACAGCTTGTACGCGCTCCAGGAGAGATCATTCCGTTAGCAATGTTGCGGCCGATCACGGGTTCGGGAGCGTTGGCGGTCACAGCCGACATGATTGCCACTTATGGACCTGATTCGTTTCTTGGTCGGTTAGCGTCAACGATGCAAGGTTCAACCGATACGACGTTGTATGTGTTAACCGTTTATTTTGGCGCGGTTGGGATTCGCAATTCCATGTATTCTTTAAAAGTGGGTCTTTGGGCAGATTTAGCGGGGATCGTCGCTTCAATCTTTATTGTCACGCTCGTGTTCGGATAG
- a CDS encoding pseudouridine synthase has translation MEERLQKILAGRGVASRRKCEALIVAGRVKVNGQTVTELGFRADPVRDRIELDGKPIKSETLRYVLFHKPKGVITSVTDPQGRKTVIDCIDLKERIYPVGRLDYDTSGLLLLTNDGDLTNRLTHPSFEIEKTYEATVRGLPRQEALESLRKGVLLEDGMTAPAQAKLLRAARRAAGSAVIQLTIHEGRNRQVRRMCEAVGHPALELKRTQFAFLTLGHLQPGKYRLLNDAEVNKLREL, from the coding sequence ATGGAAGAACGGTTACAAAAAATTTTAGCGGGACGAGGTGTCGCCTCGCGGCGCAAGTGCGAGGCGTTGATCGTCGCTGGCAGAGTGAAGGTCAATGGACAGACGGTGACTGAATTAGGTTTTCGAGCCGATCCTGTTCGCGATCGCATCGAACTTGACGGTAAGCCAATTAAGTCGGAAACGTTACGCTACGTGTTGTTCCATAAGCCGAAAGGGGTAATCACGAGTGTGACCGACCCGCAAGGACGGAAAACGGTGATTGATTGCATCGATTTAAAAGAACGGATTTATCCGGTCGGTCGGCTTGACTATGATACGTCGGGGTTGCTGCTGTTAACGAACGATGGCGATCTGACGAATCGTTTGACACATCCAAGTTTTGAAATTGAAAAAACATATGAAGCGACGGTTCGCGGGCTGCCGCGGCAAGAGGCGCTCGAATCGTTAAGGAAGGGTGTCTTATTAGAAGACGGAATGACAGCGCCCGCCCAAGCAAAATTGTTACGCGCTGCGCGCCGCGCCGCCGGTTCGGCTGTTATTCAATTAACGATTCATGAAGGCCGTAATCGACAAGTCCGACGGATGTGCGAAGCGGTCGGGCATCCTGCGCTGGAATTGAAACGGACGCAATTTGCTTTTCTGACGTTAGGTCATTTACAGCCTGGAAAATATCGCTTATTAAATGACGCGGAAGTGAACAAACTAAGAGAACTGTGA
- the resA gene encoding thiol-disulfide oxidoreductase ResA — protein MMKRSRTLLRSAILGIIFIGIGVAIFNAFIKDTTVVKTGEPAPDFVLPMLDGETFQLSDYKGQGVVLNFWGSWCDPCEDEMPDLNRAYEAYKERGVTVIALNIGEPEVVVKPFRDQYQLDFPILMDRKKEISNNVYKIGPIPTTYFIDQHGTVQKKIVGGPMSEQTILENMKQIMPE, from the coding sequence ATGATGAAACGCTCAAGAACATTGCTGCGTTCGGCCATATTAGGAATCATTTTTATTGGGATTGGGGTTGCTATTTTTAACGCCTTTATTAAAGATACAACGGTTGTTAAAACAGGTGAACCCGCGCCAGATTTCGTGCTTCCGATGTTAGATGGAGAGACCTTTCAATTGAGTGATTATAAAGGACAAGGCGTCGTTCTAAATTTCTGGGGAAGTTGGTGCGACCCATGCGAAGATGAAATGCCAGATCTGAACCGAGCTTATGAAGCTTATAAAGAGCGAGGGGTGACGGTCATTGCCCTGAATATTGGCGAACCAGAAGTCGTCGTCAAGCCGTTTCGAGATCAATACCAACTTGATTTTCCAATTTTAATGGATCGCAAGAAGGAAATTTCTAACAACGTCTATAAAATTGGTCCCATTCCAACGACCTATTTTATTGATCAGCATGGAACCGTTCAAAAGAAAATTGTTGGCGGTCCGATGTCTGAGCAAACCATCCTGGAGAACATGAAGCAAATTATGCCGGAATAG
- the resB gene encoding cytochrome c biogenesis protein ResB translates to MKCECGHVSPVGTALCEACGNPISEEVAKDSAPIDMRYEGVARRSQTYNRTVIDKIWNFFSSVKIAVYMIIVALLASILGTVFPQEMYIPVPRPARFYYEEAYGLAGKIYYMLGFHNLYTSWWYVLLLLAIGISLVVCSIDRVIPLYKALNKQRVKHSVNFLTRQRLMTTLEATQDWEASKLGELETLLKKRRYRIRRDGQALLAEKYRFSRWGPYVNHIGLIIFLIAVLMRLIPGWHLDEYIWVRDGETRQVPDTEFYVKNEAFTVEYYQEDEFPEDIGLSEGDLIVKEYRTKAILYENLNAELAGAEPDLKEVHRHDIIVNHPLHYKDLMLFQSGQKPNSLSALNMSLVKEKTGEQVGAFKIDLYEPEDVYVIDDQVKIEVLKYYPDFELDKNKQPSTKTPNPENPAFILNVISPENPKGEKSWLFLGSYIPAPETENLYGFQFGMPDLTNITGLMVRKDKSLPYIYFGFSITMIGLVMGFYWQHRRIWIQTEGSTVYYAGHTNKNWFGLKKEMEDVMKRADLAIELEDQGKGGKSS, encoded by the coding sequence GTGAAGTGTGAGTGCGGGCACGTTAGTCCCGTTGGAACCGCGCTCTGCGAAGCTTGTGGGAATCCGATAAGTGAGGAAGTGGCGAAGGATTCTGCCCCGATTGATATGAGGTATGAAGGTGTCGCCCGCCGCTCGCAAACGTATAATCGAACAGTAATTGATAAAATATGGAATTTCTTTTCTTCCGTAAAAATTGCGGTCTATATGATTATTGTGGCGTTGCTCGCCTCGATTTTAGGCACTGTTTTTCCGCAGGAGATGTATATTCCTGTGCCCAGACCCGCTCGCTTTTATTACGAGGAAGCCTATGGATTAGCAGGCAAAATCTATTATATGCTCGGTTTTCATAATCTATACACGTCATGGTGGTATGTGTTGCTCTTGTTAGCGATCGGGATCTCCCTTGTCGTCTGCAGTATTGACCGTGTGATTCCGCTCTACAAGGCGTTAAACAAACAGCGCGTCAAACATAGCGTCAACTTTTTAACGCGTCAACGCTTAATGACGACATTAGAAGCAACGCAAGATTGGGAAGCTTCAAAACTAGGTGAACTGGAAACACTGTTGAAAAAGCGCCGTTATCGGATCCGACGCGATGGACAAGCTTTGCTTGCGGAGAAATATCGCTTTAGTCGCTGGGGACCGTATGTGAATCATATCGGACTGATTATCTTTTTGATCGCTGTTTTGATGCGTCTGATTCCCGGCTGGCATCTGGATGAATATATTTGGGTGCGCGATGGGGAAACAAGGCAAGTGCCCGACACCGAATTTTATGTTAAAAACGAAGCGTTCACCGTCGAATATTATCAGGAAGATGAATTTCCAGAAGATATCGGGTTGAGTGAGGGAGATTTAATTGTTAAGGAATATCGAACAAAGGCGATTTTGTATGAAAACTTGAACGCGGAGCTAGCTGGGGCGGAGCCAGACCTGAAGGAAGTGCATCGCCATGATATCATTGTGAATCATCCTTTACATTATAAAGATTTAATGCTGTTTCAATCGGGCCAAAAACCGAACAGTTTGTCCGCGCTCAATATGAGCTTGGTGAAAGAAAAGACCGGCGAGCAAGTTGGCGCGTTTAAAATTGACCTATATGAACCAGAGGATGTTTATGTAATTGATGATCAAGTCAAAATTGAAGTGTTAAAATATTATCCGGATTTCGAGTTGGACAAAAACAAACAACCATCAACGAAGACGCCCAATCCGGAAAACCCGGCATTTATTTTAAATGTCATTTCTCCAGAGAATCCAAAAGGTGAAAAATCGTGGTTATTCTTAGGGTCTTACATCCCAGCTCCTGAGACGGAAAATCTATACGGATTTCAGTTTGGTATGCCAGACCTAACGAACATAACGGGTTTGATGGTCCGCAAAGACAAAAGCTTACCGTACATCTACTTTGGATTTTCGATTACAATGATTGGGCTTGTGATGGGTTTTTACTGGCAGCATCGTCGCATTTGGATTCAGACAGAAGGATCGACGGTTTATTATGCGGGTCATACGAATAAAAACTGGTTTGGCTTAAAGAAAGAGATGGAAGATGTGATGAAACGCGCAGACCTTGCCATCGAACTAGAAGATCAAGGGAAGGGAGGTAAATCGTCATGA
- the ccsB gene encoding c-type cytochrome biogenesis protein CcsB, which translates to MVMIALSSNFLLAAFISYVVSTITFFVSAAGNRRKDRSPEDTRAIRWGWIGFWIAAIGFLFQTAFIFTRWYAGGHFPTSNMFEFMAFLAYSIIVAFLVIFLVYRVSVLGIFAMPIGVIMLAYASVFPREIAPLIPALKSYWLQIHVTVAALGEGAFAVGFAAGLMYLVRTVNQKENKRDAKWLEAVLCMMLMLIGFIIATTTFSSLGYQAQFKMTVDGAPSQVVYEMPAIAGPQNGELLTEGKMQPWFEAPGWMQGVNAARKLNTIIWSMASGLVLYGLIRLVFRKRLGEIFAPMVRDLDPDTIDEISYRAIAIGFPIFTLGALVFAMIWAAEAWGRFWGWDPKEVWALITWLFYSAYLHLRLSRGWQGRKSAWMSVIGFIVVMITLVFVNLVIVGLHSYA; encoded by the coding sequence ATCGTCATGATTGCCTTAAGCAGTAATTTTTTGTTAGCTGCATTTATTAGCTATGTTGTTTCAACGATTACATTCTTTGTTTCAGCTGCGGGGAACCGACGGAAAGACCGTAGTCCCGAAGATACGCGGGCGATTCGCTGGGGTTGGATCGGTTTTTGGATCGCGGCTATTGGTTTTTTGTTTCAAACGGCTTTTATTTTTACAAGGTGGTATGCGGGGGGCCATTTCCCGACGAGTAATATGTTTGAATTTATGGCCTTCCTCGCTTATTCGATCATTGTCGCTTTTCTTGTTATTTTTCTCGTTTACCGCGTGTCGGTGCTGGGGATTTTTGCAATGCCAATCGGGGTGATTATGCTCGCCTACGCATCGGTGTTTCCACGTGAGATCGCGCCGTTGATTCCTGCTTTAAAAAGCTATTGGTTACAAATCCACGTGACGGTAGCCGCCCTGGGCGAGGGAGCCTTTGCCGTTGGTTTTGCGGCGGGATTGATGTATTTAGTGCGCACGGTGAATCAAAAGGAAAACAAGCGAGACGCGAAATGGTTGGAGGCCGTGCTATGCATGATGTTAATGCTCATTGGCTTCATTATTGCGACAACGACCTTTAGTTCGTTGGGTTATCAGGCTCAGTTTAAGATGACGGTCGATGGAGCGCCATCGCAGGTTGTGTATGAAATGCCAGCGATTGCGGGGCCGCAGAATGGTGAGTTGCTCACCGAAGGTAAAATGCAGCCCTGGTTTGAAGCGCCAGGCTGGATGCAGGGAGTTAACGCGGCAAGAAAGCTAAATACGATTATCTGGTCAATGGCGAGCGGACTGGTATTATATGGATTGATTCGGCTCGTTTTCCGCAAGCGATTGGGTGAAATTTTTGCTCCGATGGTGCGCGATCTAGATCCGGATACGATCGATGAAATCAGTTACCGCGCGATTGCAATCGGATTCCCTATTTTTACGCTCGGCGCGCTCGTGTTTGCGATGATTTGGGCGGCGGAGGCGTGGGGCCGATTCTGGGGTTGGGACCCGAAAGAAGTGTGGGCTTTAATTACGTGGCTATTTTATTCCGCTTACTTGCACCTGCGGCTGTCGAGGGGCTGGCAAGGAAGAAAGTCGGCCTGGATGTCAGTTATTGGGTTCATTGTCGTCATGATTACGCTCGTATTTGTTAACCTCGTGATCGTCGGACTACATTCATATGCATAA
- a CDS encoding response regulator transcription factor — protein MAQEVQEQPQSILVVDDEERIRRLLRMYLEREDYIVDEAEDGETALELALANDYDLILLDLMLPGIDGMEVCNQLRETKTTPVIMLTAKGEETNRIQGFEAGTDDYVVKPFSPREVVFRVKALLRRSSTAAFLAKESAPQNVIVFSNLTIDNDAHRVSTNGSEVNLTPKEYELLFYLAQNPDKVFSREDLLRDVWHYEFFGDLRTVDTHIKRLREKLNRVNPDAAEMIATVWGIGYKLEVPK, from the coding sequence ATGGCTCAAGAGGTTCAGGAGCAACCGCAGAGCATTCTTGTTGTCGATGACGAAGAACGTATTCGTCGTTTGTTAAGAATGTATCTTGAAAGAGAAGATTATATTGTTGATGAAGCGGAAGATGGAGAAACCGCTTTAGAATTGGCGTTAGCCAATGATTATGACTTAATCTTACTTGATTTAATGTTGCCCGGTATTGATGGAATGGAAGTGTGCAATCAATTAAGGGAAACGAAAACGACACCTGTCATTATGTTGACGGCAAAAGGGGAAGAAACGAACCGTATTCAAGGTTTTGAAGCGGGCACGGATGACTATGTAGTCAAACCGTTTAGCCCGCGGGAAGTTGTCTTCCGTGTTAAAGCGCTATTGCGTCGTTCTTCAACGGCAGCTTTCTTAGCAAAGGAAAGCGCGCCGCAAAACGTGATTGTATTTTCAAATCTAACGATTGACAACGACGCCCACCGGGTGTCGACGAACGGCTCAGAAGTCAATTTAACGCCAAAAGAATATGAATTATTATTTTACTTGGCTCAAAACCCTGATAAAGTATTTTCGCGCGAAGATTTACTGCGCGACGTGTGGCATTATGAGTTCTTTGGCGATCTGCGTACGGTTGACACACACATCAAACGTTTACGGGAGAAATTAAATCGGGTCAATCCCGACGCGGCTGAAATGATTGCCACGGTGTGGGGAATTGGATATAAACTTGAGGTGCCAAAATAG
- a CDS encoding ATP-binding protein, producing MFWNSVVGKLWITIIGLVAVVLALLSLLLVQFLDRFYIQESSDNLQQLAVKIAEVIETHPDREHVETARDLLRAYQMNMIVTGLEGIEGVEAIGGSLLVDPALIIDNPHLKASERGQVGLVRSRFPIYIPENEQTQMKDLLAVSVPLRVSDEVGGSIYLYQVLDELSETTRETTIYILYAAAIGIILATIFAFFLSTRITNPLRQMKKAADSFAQGDFTTEISIRSKDEIGNLASTFNHMAKQLDEVIHALSREKEQLSSVLRSMVDGVITVDDKGNIMIANPPAEEMMKAVMFEQSGLEWSGAESSFVGSNLPEPFASFSCEVMKKEMETVTDITSQGRTWSVVMAPLYNKNQVRGAVAVLREMTKERQLDKLRKDFVSNVSHELRTPLAMLQGYSEAIIDDIATDPEETKELVQIIYEESVRMTRLVNDLLDLGRMESGFIELNKTEVSLIPLVDKIIKKFSVVGNEQQISVRAETTLNPGDHFLLDPDRIEQVFTNLIDNAFRHTEANGQVILSVALKEQGLFVDVKDTGSGIPEEDLPFVFERFYKADKARTRGQSGTGLGLSIVRQIVQAHGGQIAAHSKLGEGTTFSIHIPKNHLPT from the coding sequence GTGTTTTGGAATAGTGTAGTAGGAAAACTTTGGATCACGATTATAGGCTTAGTGGCGGTGGTTCTTGCGCTGCTGAGCCTATTGCTCGTTCAATTTTTGGACCGTTTTTACATACAAGAAAGTTCAGACAATCTTCAGCAACTCGCAGTAAAAATTGCGGAAGTCATTGAAACCCATCCTGATCGAGAGCATGTCGAAACCGCCCGCGATCTGTTGCGAGCGTATCAGATGAACATGATAGTAACAGGCTTGGAAGGGATCGAAGGGGTGGAGGCAATCGGCGGATCACTGTTAGTCGATCCGGCGTTGATTATTGACAACCCGCATCTTAAAGCATCTGAACGGGGCCAAGTTGGACTCGTTCGCTCTCGCTTCCCTATATACATCCCGGAAAATGAGCAGACTCAAATGAAGGATCTGTTAGCCGTGTCTGTTCCATTGCGCGTATCTGATGAGGTCGGTGGCTCAATCTATTTGTATCAAGTTTTGGATGAACTCTCAGAAACTACGAGAGAGACGACTATCTACATCTTGTACGCGGCTGCGATTGGGATTATTCTAGCGACGATCTTTGCCTTTTTCCTATCCACTCGGATAACGAACCCGTTGCGTCAGATGAAAAAAGCGGCGGATTCTTTTGCGCAAGGGGACTTTACGACCGAAATATCGATTCGCAGTAAGGATGAGATTGGAAACTTAGCATCGACGTTTAATCATATGGCAAAGCAGCTTGATGAAGTGATCCATGCTTTATCGCGAGAAAAAGAACAGCTGTCCAGTGTGCTGCGCAGTATGGTTGACGGGGTAATCACTGTGGATGACAAAGGCAACATCATGATCGCCAATCCGCCAGCAGAGGAGATGATGAAGGCGGTCATGTTCGAACAATCAGGTTTGGAATGGAGCGGAGCGGAATCCTCCTTTGTTGGCAGCAATCTGCCAGAACCGTTCGCTAGTTTTAGCTGTGAAGTGATGAAAAAAGAGATGGAAACCGTGACCGATATTACATCCCAAGGTCGCACCTGGTCTGTTGTGATGGCTCCGCTCTACAATAAAAATCAAGTCCGCGGGGCGGTTGCTGTGTTGCGTGAAATGACGAAAGAACGTCAACTTGATAAACTGCGCAAAGATTTCGTATCCAATGTGTCTCACGAGTTAAGAACGCCGTTGGCGATGCTGCAAGGATACAGTGAAGCGATTATCGACGACATTGCGACGGACCCTGAGGAGACCAAAGAGTTGGTCCAGATTATTTACGAAGAATCGGTGCGGATGACACGGTTGGTTAATGACCTGCTCGATCTCGGCAGAATGGAATCCGGGTTTATTGAATTAAATAAGACTGAAGTGTCGTTGATTCCGTTGGTCGATAAAATTATCAAGAAATTTTCTGTCGTCGGCAATGAGCAACAAATTTCTGTTCGAGCTGAAACAACGCTGAACCCTGGAGATCATTTTTTACTGGATCCTGATCGAATTGAACAAGTATTTACGAACTTGATTGATAACGCCTTTCGTCACACAGAGGCAAATGGACAAGTGATCCTATCCGTCGCTTTAAAAGAGCAAGGGTTGTTTGTTGATGTGAAAGATACGGGGAGTGGAATTCCCGAAGAAGATTTGCCGTTTGTGTTCGAACGATTTTATAAAGCGGATAAAGCAAGAACGCGCGGTCAATCAGGAACGGGACTGGGGCTGTCGATTGTGCGTCAGATTGTGCAAGCGCACGGCGGACAAATCGCGGCTCATTCTAAACTAGGAGAAGGGACCACCTTTTCTATTCACATTCCTAAAAATCATCTGCCGACATAG